In Pseudomonas rhizosphaerae, one DNA window encodes the following:
- the rbsK gene encoding ribokinase — protein MSKIAVIGSNMVDLITYIDRMPAQGETLEAPRFAMGCGGKGANQAAAAALLGADVLMLSKVGDDGFADTTLANFQRLGIDSRFVERVPGVSSGVAPIFVQENSHNSILIVKGANAHLQPADIDRAEAQLRDCALIVLQLEIELATVYHAIEFARRHAIAVLLNPAPALAGLSNDHLALLDFLIPNESELALISGLPVTSAEEAAQAARTLVAKGMRHVIVTLGEQGALYVGAEGEWQVPGVKVEARDTSGAGDAFIGCFARHWSQDRDIRQAMHQAVAYSACSVTGLGTQSSYPDAATFARFLDTSAR, from the coding sequence ATGAGCAAGATTGCAGTCATCGGCAGCAACATGGTCGATCTGATTACCTACATCGATCGCATGCCTGCCCAGGGTGAAACCCTCGAAGCACCCCGTTTCGCCATGGGCTGTGGTGGCAAAGGCGCCAATCAGGCTGCGGCTGCGGCGCTGCTGGGGGCTGACGTGCTGATGCTGAGCAAGGTGGGCGACGACGGCTTCGCCGACACCACCCTGGCCAATTTCCAACGCCTGGGTATCGACTCGCGCTTCGTCGAGCGCGTACCGGGCGTATCCAGCGGCGTTGCACCGATCTTCGTCCAGGAGAACTCCCACAACAGCATCCTGATCGTCAAAGGCGCCAACGCGCACCTGCAGCCAGCCGACATCGACCGCGCCGAGGCACAGCTACGCGACTGCGCCTTGATCGTGCTGCAGCTGGAAATCGAACTGGCAACCGTCTACCACGCCATCGAATTCGCCCGTCGCCATGCCATCGCCGTGCTGCTCAACCCCGCCCCTGCCCTGGCCGGTCTGAGCAACGACCACCTGGCGCTGCTGGACTTCCTGATCCCCAACGAAAGCGAACTGGCCCTCATCAGCGGGTTGCCGGTGACCTCTGCCGAAGAAGCTGCACAGGCGGCGCGGACATTGGTGGCCAAGGGCATGCGCCACGTCATCGTCACCTTGGGCGAGCAAGGCGCTTTGTACGTGGGCGCCGAAGGCGAGTGGCAGGTTCCCGGGGTCAAGGTCGAGGCACGCGACACCAGTGGCGCAGGCGATGCCTTCATCGGTTGCTTTGCCCGTCACTGGAGTCAGGACCGAGATATTCGCCAGGCAATGCACCAGGCGGTGGCCTACTCCGCCTGTTCGGTCACCGGCCTGGGCACACAATCTTCCTACCCCGATGCGGCTACGTTCGCACGGTTTCTCGATACATCGGCCCGCTGA
- a CDS encoding class-II fumarase/aspartase family protein gives MSSTVFDSVLFRDMFGTAEMRGVFSDQALIERYIEVEVGLARAQARCGVIPSEAAERIAECSTYSSLDLALMQHETEIVGYPILPLVEQLSKTCGDAGRYVHWGATTQDIMDTAVVLQIRAALVLIERDIKAVRGLLADLAMRYRDTPMAGRTHLQHALPITFGYKCAVWLSMFDRHAERLVELRPRVEIGQFAGAAGTLASLGDKGLEVQEALMAELGLGVPQATWHVARDGLAETLNFLGLVTASLGKVALDVMMMMTSELGEVYEPFVKGRGASSTMPQKRNPISCELMYAAAKGVRQHAGLMLDAMIQDFERSTGPWQAEWIAIPEAFALSAASLGQAKFMLAGLEVRPERMRKNLDMTQGLIVAEAVMMGLAPALGRQVAHDVVYAACRMANDEGTSLLDALLAQGEATAELDIEELKRLTDPSNYLGLAPQMVDIALAREGSVKR, from the coding sequence ATGTCCAGCACCGTCTTTGACTCCGTCCTTTTCCGCGACATGTTCGGCACGGCCGAAATGCGTGGCGTGTTTTCCGACCAGGCGCTGATCGAGCGCTACATCGAGGTGGAAGTGGGATTGGCGCGCGCTCAGGCTCGCTGTGGTGTCATCCCGAGCGAAGCCGCCGAACGGATTGCCGAATGCTCCACCTACTCATCCCTTGACCTGGCACTGATGCAACATGAAACCGAAATCGTCGGCTACCCGATTTTGCCTCTGGTCGAACAACTGTCGAAAACCTGCGGCGATGCGGGGCGCTACGTGCATTGGGGTGCTACGACCCAGGACATCATGGACACAGCCGTGGTGCTGCAGATCCGCGCCGCGCTGGTGCTGATCGAACGCGATATCAAAGCCGTACGGGGCTTGCTCGCCGACCTCGCCATGCGCTACCGCGATACCCCCATGGCGGGCCGTACCCACCTGCAGCACGCGCTGCCCATCACCTTCGGCTATAAATGCGCCGTCTGGTTGAGCATGTTCGACCGCCACGCCGAGCGTCTGGTGGAACTGCGTCCGCGGGTGGAAATCGGTCAGTTCGCAGGCGCGGCTGGCACCCTGGCTTCATTGGGCGACAAGGGTCTGGAGGTGCAGGAGGCGTTGATGGCGGAGTTGGGCCTGGGCGTCCCGCAGGCCACTTGGCACGTCGCCCGGGACGGTCTGGCGGAAACCCTGAACTTCCTCGGCCTGGTCACGGCCTCTCTGGGCAAGGTTGCCTTGGACGTCATGATGATGATGACCAGTGAGCTGGGTGAGGTGTACGAACCTTTCGTCAAGGGACGTGGTGCCAGCAGCACCATGCCGCAGAAACGCAACCCGATTTCCTGCGAGTTGATGTACGCAGCCGCCAAGGGTGTCCGTCAGCATGCAGGGCTGATGCTCGACGCAATGATTCAGGACTTCGAGCGTTCTACTGGCCCCTGGCAGGCCGAATGGATCGCCATCCCCGAAGCTTTCGCCCTGAGCGCCGCCTCGCTGGGTCAGGCCAAGTTCATGCTCGCGGGCCTGGAAGTTCGCCCCGAGCGCATGCGCAAAAACCTGGACATGACCCAAGGGCTGATCGTGGCCGAAGCCGTGATGATGGGCCTCGCCCCTGCCTTGGGTCGACAGGTGGCACACGATGTGGTCTACGCCGCCTGCCGCATGGCCAACGACGAAGGCACCAGCCTGCTCGACGCGTTGCTCGCCCAGGGCGAAGCCACGGCTGAGCTTGACATCGAAGAGCTCAAGCGACTGACCGACCCTTCCAACTATCTCGGCCTGGCACCGCAGATGGTCGATATCGCCCTAGCGCGTGAGGGCAGCGTCAAGCGTTGA
- a CDS encoding GntR family transcriptional regulator: protein MSQARYEVVAKDLMEGISSGRFPVGTLLPTELELCDLYAVSRHTVRAAITQLQNQGLVSRRKRVGTRVESATPIGGYSQSLASVSDLVHLAETQVRRIQNVLHFVADIALAKRLGLTPGEHYFRVSSIRVDQNNPRAPLCWTDVYAQEIYAGVVELAEQHPDELIAALIEQHFGRYIDVVDQHVRAVLLSAEVSKSLNAEVGSPGLNILRQYRDREGAVMVVSETTHPQDRFTLVSQMRRDRV, encoded by the coding sequence ATGAGCCAAGCGCGCTATGAAGTGGTTGCGAAGGACTTGATGGAAGGAATTTCCAGCGGGCGGTTTCCCGTAGGCACACTGCTGCCTACCGAGCTGGAGCTGTGTGACCTGTACGCCGTGAGCCGCCACACCGTGCGCGCCGCGATTACCCAACTGCAGAATCAGGGGTTGGTTTCGCGGCGCAAGCGGGTGGGCACACGGGTCGAGTCGGCCACGCCCATCGGGGGATACTCGCAGTCACTGGCCTCGGTGTCAGACCTGGTCCATCTAGCCGAAACCCAGGTGCGCCGCATTCAGAACGTCCTGCATTTCGTAGCCGACATTGCCTTGGCCAAGCGGTTGGGACTGACACCCGGGGAGCACTACTTTCGGGTCTCCAGCATCCGCGTCGATCAGAACAATCCACGCGCGCCCCTGTGCTGGACTGACGTCTACGCGCAGGAAATCTACGCTGGCGTGGTCGAATTGGCCGAACAGCATCCCGACGAGTTGATCGCAGCCCTGATCGAACAGCATTTCGGTCGGTACATCGACGTTGTCGATCAGCACGTTCGTGCAGTGCTGCTTTCGGCTGAAGTTTCGAAAAGCCTCAATGCCGAAGTCGGCTCACCCGGCCTGAATATCCTTCGTCAATACCGGGACCGGGAAGGGGCGGTGATGGTGGTTTCGGAAACCACGCATCCCCAGGACCGCTTTACTCTGGTTTCGCAGATGCGCAGGGACAGGGTCTAG
- the deoC gene encoding deoxyribose-phosphate aldolase, which translates to MTSLDPAALAQTIDHTLLAADASREQIATLCAEAREHGFYSVCVNSSQVPFAAQRLAGSAVKVCAVVGFPLGAGLSAAKASETTLTIAAGAQEVDMVLNIGWLKDGLYTDVRDDIAAVLKACGKVPLKVILETCLLDEAQKVRACEICRELGVAFVKTSTGFSRSGATLEDVALMRRVVGPDIGVKASGGVRDVATAKAMIEAGATRLGTSSGIAIVTGSHAGTGY; encoded by the coding sequence ATGACTTCACTCGACCCCGCTGCACTGGCCCAAACCATCGATCACACTTTGCTGGCAGCCGATGCCAGCCGCGAGCAGATCGCCACACTGTGCGCAGAGGCCCGCGAGCATGGCTTCTATTCGGTATGCGTGAATTCGAGCCAAGTGCCTTTCGCGGCGCAGCGCCTGGCAGGCTCTGCGGTCAAGGTCTGCGCAGTAGTGGGCTTTCCGCTGGGCGCGGGGTTGAGCGCTGCCAAGGCTTCGGAAACGACGCTGACCATCGCAGCCGGTGCGCAGGAAGTCGACATGGTGTTGAACATCGGCTGGCTCAAGGACGGCCTGTACACCGACGTTCGCGATGACATCGCCGCCGTACTGAAGGCCTGCGGCAAGGTGCCACTCAAAGTGATCCTGGAAACCTGCCTGCTCGACGAGGCGCAGAAGGTGCGTGCGTGCGAGATCTGCCGCGAATTGGGCGTTGCCTTCGTCAAGACCTCCACCGGTTTCAGCCGCAGCGGCGCCACCCTTGAAGACGTCGCCCTGATGCGTCGGGTGGTCGGCCCGGATATCGGTGTCAAGGCATCGGGCGGCGTGCGCGACGTAGCCACGGCCAAGGCCATGATCGAAGCAGGCGCTACCCGCCTGGGCACCAGCTCGGGGATCGCCATCGTCACCGGCAGCCACGCGGGCACCGGCTACTGA
- a CDS encoding aldose 1-epimerase family protein, which translates to MSADHLRLPLYPQLWDNASRTLLESRHFSVRAWTYPSGVKALSLENSRGKLVILPWQGQMIWSAEFDGHDLTMRNMFSQPRPTASVIGTYGCFMFHSGLLRNGCPGPEDDHALHGEMPCAPMDEAWLETGEDEHGVYLRLGGTYEYVQGFGDHYRASPSVTLRPASGLFDIGMHVVNLAGKPMDLMYMAHMNYAYVEGARLSQPLGCERTRVRASVPAHVRPTPAWTDYMAHLSEDPTRLAVLDSPALYDPEIVCFFDDVRSDADGQAHFFLEHPDGAAFYTRYSPRQFDHAARWILHNADQQVAAFVLPATCEPEGYRAEQAKGNVRSVAPGARAEFSVRTGFLGVAERRALPT; encoded by the coding sequence ATGAGTGCCGACCACCTGCGCCTGCCGCTGTACCCACAGTTGTGGGACAACGCCAGCCGGACCCTGCTCGAGTCGCGCCATTTCAGCGTACGCGCCTGGACCTACCCCAGCGGGGTCAAGGCGCTGTCGCTGGAGAACAGCCGCGGCAAGTTGGTGATATTGCCCTGGCAGGGGCAGATGATCTGGTCGGCCGAGTTCGATGGCCATGACCTGACCATGCGCAACATGTTCAGCCAGCCCCGCCCTACTGCCAGCGTGATCGGCACCTATGGCTGCTTCATGTTTCACAGTGGCTTGCTGCGCAACGGCTGCCCAGGGCCGGAGGATGACCACGCGCTGCACGGCGAAATGCCCTGCGCGCCGATGGACGAGGCCTGGCTGGAAACGGGCGAAGACGAGCACGGCGTCTACTTGCGCCTGGGCGGCACGTATGAATACGTACAAGGTTTTGGCGACCACTACCGAGCCAGCCCCAGCGTGACCCTGCGCCCGGCCAGCGGGCTGTTTGACATCGGCATGCACGTGGTCAACCTGGCGGGCAAGCCCATGGACCTGATGTACATGGCCCACATGAACTACGCCTATGTCGAAGGCGCGCGGCTGAGCCAGCCGTTGGGCTGCGAACGCACCCGCGTGCGCGCCAGCGTACCGGCCCATGTGCGGCCGACGCCGGCCTGGACCGACTACATGGCACACCTGAGCGAAGACCCGACGCGCCTTGCAGTACTCGACTCCCCTGCGCTGTACGACCCGGAAATCGTCTGCTTCTTCGATGACGTGCGCAGCGATGCCGATGGCCAGGCGCACTTCTTTCTGGAGCATCCCGATGGCGCGGCCTTCTACACCCGCTACAGCCCTCGCCAGTTCGACCACGCGGCGCGCTGGATCCTGCACAACGCGGACCAGCAGGTAGCGGCGTTCGTCTTGCCTGCCACCTGCGAGCCTGAGGGTTACCGCGCCGAACAGGCCAAGGGCAACGTCCGCAGCGTGGCACCCGGTGCGCGCGCCGAATTCAGCGTGCGCACCGGTTTTCTCGGAGTGGCGGAACGGCGGGCGTTGCCCACGTGA
- the fucP gene encoding L-fucose:H+ symporter permease, protein MNKPALQQTPDGFYLNRTPWFAFILLCLIFALWAAAAGMNDVLIAHFKKAFLLSDFQSAFVQSAFYLGYFFVAIPAALVVRRFSYKTTILIGLMLYLFGCALFFPAASTAKYGMFLIALFVIAAGLSFLETACNTYSTLMGPRKTGTRRLNISQTFHPFGAMTGVYVGSFVMFKDTDATHEQLTQMSTSEAAVQQLQMIQSTLLPYKWMIAVLILMFILIAITRFPACKGNRSASEPRASLGESLGRLRRNPRFCFGVLAQFLYVGAQVGVWSFTIRLAMQMGGMNERSASWFLLITFAAYFVGKLVANLLMRKMHPAKVLALYGVLCILLLAYTILVPNITAVYAAVGVSVFLGPCWPTIYGLTIDGLGEDTGVGGSLLVMSIVGGGVIPIFQGLLSDANNGNMQIAYTVPLLCFVAIVMYAVRCMRQPQPVLNGSPAAVVQ, encoded by the coding sequence ATGAATAAGCCTGCGCTGCAACAAACCCCGGACGGGTTCTACCTGAACCGCACGCCGTGGTTCGCCTTCATCCTGCTGTGTCTGATCTTCGCCCTGTGGGCCGCTGCGGCCGGCATGAACGATGTGCTCATCGCTCACTTCAAGAAGGCCTTCCTGCTCAGCGACTTCCAGTCGGCTTTCGTCCAGTCGGCGTTCTACCTGGGCTACTTCTTCGTTGCCATACCGGCGGCACTGGTGGTGCGTCGCTTCAGCTACAAGACCACGATCCTCATTGGCCTGATGCTCTACCTGTTCGGCTGCGCGTTGTTCTTCCCGGCGGCGTCCACCGCCAAGTACGGCATGTTTCTGATCGCGCTGTTCGTCATCGCAGCCGGCCTGTCGTTCCTGGAAACCGCGTGCAACACCTATTCGACCCTGATGGGGCCGCGGAAGACCGGCACGCGACGCCTGAACATCTCCCAGACCTTCCACCCGTTCGGCGCCATGACCGGGGTCTACGTTGGCAGCTTCGTGATGTTCAAGGACACCGACGCCACCCACGAGCAGTTGACCCAGATGAGCACCAGCGAGGCGGCGGTGCAGCAGTTACAGATGATCCAGTCCACCTTGCTGCCGTACAAATGGATGATCGCCGTGCTCATCCTGATGTTCATCCTCATTGCCATCACCCGTTTTCCGGCCTGCAAGGGCAACCGTAGCGCCAGCGAACCCCGGGCCAGCCTTGGCGAAAGCCTGGGCCGCCTGCGCCGCAATCCGCGCTTCTGTTTCGGCGTGCTGGCGCAATTCCTCTATGTAGGCGCCCAGGTGGGTGTGTGGAGCTTCACCATTCGCCTGGCCATGCAGATGGGCGGCATGAACGAACGCAGCGCCTCGTGGTTCCTGCTGATCACCTTCGCTGCCTACTTCGTCGGCAAGCTGGTCGCCAACCTGCTGATGCGCAAGATGCACCCAGCCAAGGTGCTCGCGCTGTATGGCGTGCTGTGCATCCTGCTGCTGGCCTATACCATTCTGGTCCCGAACATCACGGCGGTGTACGCGGCCGTTGGGGTCAGCGTCTTTCTCGGTCCTTGCTGGCCGACCATCTACGGCCTGACCATCGACGGGCTCGGTGAAGACACCGGCGTCGGCGGTTCGCTGCTGGTGATGAGCATCGTCGGCGGCGGTGTGATCCCGATCTTCCAGGGCCTGCTCAGCGACGCCAACAACGGCAATATGCAGATCGCCTACACAGTGCCGCTGCTGTGCTTCGTGGCCATCGTGATGTACGCGGTGCGCTGCATGCGCCAGCCACAACCGGTGCTGAACGGCTCACCTGCGGCGGTGGTGCAATGA
- the dctA gene encoding C4-dicarboxylate transporter DctA has product MTTLNKKPFYKDLTFQVIAAMVLGIAFGFLAPELAAKFKILGDIFLKLIKTAVAPLVFFTVVHGIASAGDIKRVGKVGLRALIYFEIVSTIALAIGLLWGNLLNIGSGMHDAHPSSATAAAASAAVAKGHAPASTMDFIYGIFPDNFVGAFAGGQLLQVLVISVLFGFALLALKPERRSVIEDGLSRISECFFEFINLIMKFAPLGAFGSVAYAVGSNGAAVLMSLANLVLMFYVCIAFFIFIVLGIVCRISGFSLWRFLKYIKDEIFIVLGTASSESALPRLLQKLEKFGCSKQSVGLVLPTGYAFNLDGTSIYMSLCVLFIANAYGVPLSWEQQLGIIAIMLVTSKGAAAVSGGSFVVFAATVTAIGSLPVEGLALLFGVYRFMSMAIATCNTIGNSVATVVVSKWSGEFTEHTAQAEYHRVLGRDLQAAL; this is encoded by the coding sequence ATGACGACCCTCAACAAGAAGCCGTTCTACAAAGACCTGACCTTTCAGGTCATCGCCGCCATGGTGCTGGGCATTGCCTTCGGCTTCCTGGCGCCGGAGCTGGCGGCCAAATTCAAGATTCTCGGGGACATCTTCCTCAAATTGATCAAGACCGCCGTCGCCCCGCTGGTGTTCTTCACCGTGGTGCACGGCATAGCTTCGGCGGGTGATATAAAACGGGTTGGCAAAGTCGGCCTGCGTGCGTTGATCTACTTCGAGATCGTCTCCACCATTGCCTTGGCCATCGGCTTGCTCTGGGGCAATCTGCTGAACATCGGCTCGGGCATGCACGATGCGCATCCGAGCAGTGCCACCGCCGCCGCTGCCTCGGCTGCAGTCGCCAAAGGTCACGCGCCGGCCTCGACCATGGACTTCATCTACGGGATCTTCCCCGACAACTTCGTTGGCGCCTTCGCGGGCGGGCAGTTGCTGCAAGTGCTGGTCATTTCGGTATTGTTCGGCTTTGCCCTGCTGGCGCTCAAGCCCGAACGTCGCAGTGTCATCGAGGATGGACTGAGCCGCATCTCCGAATGCTTCTTCGAGTTCATCAATCTGATCATGAAGTTCGCCCCTCTGGGCGCTTTTGGCTCGGTGGCCTATGCCGTAGGCAGCAACGGGGCGGCCGTACTGATGTCACTCGCCAACCTGGTACTGATGTTCTATGTCTGCATCGCGTTCTTCATCTTCATCGTACTGGGCATCGTCTGCCGAATTTCCGGGTTCAGCCTGTGGCGGTTCCTCAAGTACATCAAAGATGAGATTTTCATCGTACTGGGCACTGCCTCTTCCGAAAGTGCGCTGCCGCGTCTTTTGCAGAAGCTCGAGAAGTTCGGTTGCTCCAAGCAAAGTGTGGGCCTGGTGTTGCCTACCGGTTATGCCTTCAACCTGGATGGCACTTCCATCTACATGTCCCTGTGCGTGCTGTTCATCGCCAACGCCTATGGCGTTCCTCTGAGCTGGGAACAGCAACTGGGCATCATCGCGATCATGCTGGTGACGTCGAAAGGTGCTGCGGCGGTGTCCGGCGGCAGCTTCGTGGTTTTCGCGGCCACGGTCACCGCCATCGGCTCGCTGCCCGTGGAAGGGCTTGCGTTGCTGTTCGGGGTGTACCGCTTCATGTCCATGGCCATCGCCACCTGCAACACCATTGGCAATAGCGTAGCGACGGTGGTGGTTTCGAAGTGGTCCGGCGAGTTCACCGAGCACACTGCGCAGGCGGAGTACCACCGTGTGTTGGGGCGCGACCTGCAAGCCGCGCTTTAA
- a CDS encoding LLM class oxidoreductase has product MNVRNQDTQSHDLADHDAFSRTFQPGQLSIGFIAPACGYPDSPFPSLSDQAEIVQSLDRSDAAALWLRDVPFYDPSFGDTGQVLDPLVYAGWLAALTQRIAIGTAGFVTPLREPVITAKQITTADQLLGGRFLAGMASGDRPTEYPAFGVDFGTRVERYREAVALIKTLTSVSFPRLKTEHFGHLRGDIDLVPKAAASRIPIIAIGRAGQSLEWLAEHVDAWIWHGDAQRMPEVVPHWREMTASRGFVPFGYGAMFDLDVDADAPLQTGRVLRGGRNALKKFFADQREAGINHVALNLKPTRRPALEVIAELQEYLLPEFAVA; this is encoded by the coding sequence ATGAATGTACGAAATCAGGACACTCAATCGCACGACCTGGCTGACCATGACGCGTTCAGCCGTACCTTCCAGCCGGGCCAGTTGAGCATCGGCTTCATTGCGCCTGCCTGTGGCTATCCGGACAGCCCGTTCCCGAGCCTGTCGGACCAGGCCGAGATCGTGCAGAGCCTGGATCGCAGCGACGCCGCTGCGTTGTGGTTGCGCGACGTGCCCTTCTACGACCCCTCGTTCGGCGACACGGGCCAGGTGCTCGACCCGCTGGTGTACGCCGGTTGGCTGGCCGCGCTCACCCAACGCATCGCGATCGGCACCGCCGGGTTCGTAACGCCCCTGCGAGAACCGGTGATCACCGCCAAGCAGATCACCACCGCCGATCAGCTGTTGGGCGGACGCTTTCTGGCCGGCATGGCCTCCGGTGACCGACCCACCGAATACCCGGCGTTCGGAGTCGACTTCGGCACGCGTGTGGAGCGCTATCGCGAAGCGGTGGCTTTGATCAAGACCCTGACCTCAGTGTCGTTCCCGCGTTTGAAAACAGAGCATTTCGGTCATTTGCGCGGCGACATCGACCTGGTACCCAAAGCAGCGGCTTCGCGCATCCCCATCATTGCCATAGGCCGCGCCGGGCAAAGCCTCGAATGGCTGGCCGAACACGTCGATGCCTGGATCTGGCACGGCGACGCCCAACGGATGCCGGAAGTGGTGCCGCACTGGCGTGAAATGACTGCATCGCGGGGTTTCGTGCCGTTCGGCTATGGGGCGATGTTCGACCTGGACGTGGACGCCGATGCCCCCCTGCAGACCGGTCGCGTCCTGCGCGGCGGCAGGAACGCTCTGAAAAAGTTTTTCGCCGACCAGCGCGAGGCGGGCATCAACCATGTCGCCCTGAACCTCAAACCGACACGGCGCCCGGCGTTGGAAGTGATCGCCGAATTGCAGGAGTATCTCCTGCCCGAGTTTGCCGTTGCATAG
- the deoR gene encoding DNA-binding transcriptional repressor DeoR, which produces MPVDVKKTNRIKQIQQVLQDQKAVHLREMAALLDVSEMTLRRDLSRHPQQLRLLGGYITRAHDDPEPGDYRVSEQDTRHVEEKRRIGKLAAAFIQPGDTVFFDCGTTVPFVVDFIPDDLEFTAVCNSLNVLLKLQHKPHCSIVLCGGVFHRKNQVFESQAEASILDGVRLTWAFVSAAGISLECGVTCFNFHEVEVKQKVMRQARQCLLLADHSKFDAVRTAHFGALSDFQCVVSDKKIPRAYREAIQAGGAQLVL; this is translated from the coding sequence ATGCCCGTGGACGTCAAGAAAACCAATCGAATCAAACAGATCCAACAGGTCCTGCAAGACCAGAAGGCCGTTCATCTGCGCGAAATGGCCGCGCTGCTCGACGTGTCCGAAATGACCTTGCGCCGCGACCTGAGTCGGCATCCGCAACAGCTGCGTCTGCTGGGCGGCTACATCACCCGCGCCCACGACGATCCGGAGCCCGGGGATTACCGGGTCAGCGAGCAGGACACCCGGCACGTCGAGGAAAAGCGCCGGATCGGCAAGCTGGCCGCCGCTTTCATCCAGCCGGGTGATACGGTGTTCTTCGATTGCGGGACGACGGTCCCTTTCGTGGTCGACTTCATTCCCGACGATCTGGAGTTCACCGCGGTATGCAATTCGCTGAACGTCCTGCTCAAGCTGCAACACAAACCCCACTGCAGCATCGTCCTGTGTGGCGGTGTCTTTCACCGCAAGAACCAGGTGTTCGAGAGCCAGGCCGAAGCCAGTATTCTGGATGGCGTGCGCTTGACCTGGGCGTTCGTGTCCGCCGCCGGGATCAGCCTGGAGTGTGGCGTCACCTGCTTCAATTTCCACGAGGTGGAGGTCAAGCAGAAAGTCATGCGCCAGGCGCGGCAATGCCTGCTGCTGGCCGATCACTCCAAGTTCGACGCCGTGCGCACGGCGCACTTTGGCGCGTTGAGCGACTTCCAGTGCGTGGTCAGTGACAAGAAAATCCCCCGTGCCTACCGCGAAGCCATCCAGGCGGGCGGCGCCCAGCTGGTGTTGTAG